A single genomic interval of Gossypium raimondii isolate GPD5lz chromosome 11, ASM2569854v1, whole genome shotgun sequence harbors:
- the LOC105803633 gene encoding glutamine synthetase nodule isozyme isoform X2, with the protein MSLLTDLVNQNLSDCTDKIIAEYIWVGGSGIDLRSKARTLSGPVSDPSKLPKWNYDGSSTGQASGEDSEVILYPQAIFKDPFRRGNNILVMCDAYTPAGDPIPTNKRCAAAKIFSHPDVVAEEPWYGIEQEYTLLQKDVKWPIGWPVGGFPGPQGPYYCGVGVDKAFGRDIVDSHYKACLYAGISISGINGEVMPGQWEFQVGPTVGISAGDELWVARYVLERITEIAGVVLSFDPKPIQGDWNGAGAHTNYSISKTGGQLQTWTHTLSLP; encoded by the exons GGTGGGTGGATCAGGCATCGATCTCAGAAGCAAAGCAAGG aCACTTTCTGGGCCTGTTAGCGATCCTTCAAAGCTCCCAAAGTGGAATTATGACGGTTCCAGCACCGGTCAAGCCTCTGGCGAAGACAGTGAAGTCATCTTATA TCCTCAAGCTATATTCAAAGATCCATTTAGGAGGGGCAACAATATTCTT gttATGTGCGATGCTTATACTCCAGCTGGTGATCCAATTCCCACAAACAAGAGATGCGCTGCTGCTAAGATTTTTAGCCATCCTGATGTTGTCGCCGAAGAACCCTG GTATGGAATAGAGCAAGAGTACACcttgttgcagaaagatgttaaatggCCAATTGGATGGCCTGTGGGTGGCTTTCCTGGACCTCAG GGACCTTACTATTGTGGTGTTGGCGTCGACAAAGCCTTTGGCCGTGACATTGTGGATTCTCATTACAAAGCTTGTTTATATGCTGGAATCAGTATCAGTGGCATCAATGGAGAAGTCATGCCAGGACAG TGGGAATTTCAAGTTGGCCCAACAGTTGGCATCTCTGCCGGAGATGAGTTATGGGTTGCGCGTTACGTTTTGGAG AGGATCACTGAGATTGCTGGTGTGGTGCTCTCATTTGATCCCAAGCCCATTCAG GGAGACTGGAATGGTGCCGGTGCTCACACCAATTACAG TATTTCGAAGACCGGCGGCCAGCTTCAAACATGGACCCATACATTGTCACTTCCATGA
- the LOC105803633 gene encoding glutamine synthetase nodule isozyme isoform X1, which produces MSLLTDLVNQNLSDCTDKIIAEYIWVGGSGIDLRSKARTLSGPVSDPSKLPKWNYDGSSTGQASGEDSEVILYPQAIFKDPFRRGNNILVMCDAYTPAGDPIPTNKRCAAAKIFSHPDVVAEEPWYGIEQEYTLLQKDVKWPIGWPVGGFPGPQGPYYCGVGVDKAFGRDIVDSHYKACLYAGISISGINGEVMPGQWEFQVGPTVGISAGDELWVARYVLERITEIAGVVLSFDPKPIQGDWNGAGAHTNYSTKSMRCDGGYEVIKKAIEKLGARHTQHIAAYGEGNERRLTGRHETADINTFIWGVANRGISIRVGRDTEKAGKGYFEDRRPASNMDPYIVTSMIAETTILWKP; this is translated from the exons GGTGGGTGGATCAGGCATCGATCTCAGAAGCAAAGCAAGG aCACTTTCTGGGCCTGTTAGCGATCCTTCAAAGCTCCCAAAGTGGAATTATGACGGTTCCAGCACCGGTCAAGCCTCTGGCGAAGACAGTGAAGTCATCTTATA TCCTCAAGCTATATTCAAAGATCCATTTAGGAGGGGCAACAATATTCTT gttATGTGCGATGCTTATACTCCAGCTGGTGATCCAATTCCCACAAACAAGAGATGCGCTGCTGCTAAGATTTTTAGCCATCCTGATGTTGTCGCCGAAGAACCCTG GTATGGAATAGAGCAAGAGTACACcttgttgcagaaagatgttaaatggCCAATTGGATGGCCTGTGGGTGGCTTTCCTGGACCTCAG GGACCTTACTATTGTGGTGTTGGCGTCGACAAAGCCTTTGGCCGTGACATTGTGGATTCTCATTACAAAGCTTGTTTATATGCTGGAATCAGTATCAGTGGCATCAATGGAGAAGTCATGCCAGGACAG TGGGAATTTCAAGTTGGCCCAACAGTTGGCATCTCTGCCGGAGATGAGTTATGGGTTGCGCGTTACGTTTTGGAG AGGATCACTGAGATTGCTGGTGTGGTGCTCTCATTTGATCCCAAGCCCATTCAG GGAGACTGGAATGGTGCCGGTGCTCACACCAATTACAG TACGAAGTCCATGAGATGTGACGGAGGCTATGAGGTTATCAAGAAAGCAATTGAAAAGCTTGGGGCGAGGCACACACAACACATTGCTGCCTATGGAGAAGGCAATGAACGCCGCCTCACTGGTCGACATGAGACTGCCGACATCAACACTTTCATATGG GGTGTTGCAAACCGTGGGATATCGATTCGTGTTGGTCGAGACACAGAGAAAGCCGGAAAAGGTTATTTCGAAGACCGGCGGCCAGCTTCAAACATGGACCCATACATTGTCACTTCCATGATTGCAGAAACCACCATCCTGTGGAAACCCTGA